From the Cyclopterus lumpus isolate fCycLum1 chromosome 25, fCycLum1.pri, whole genome shotgun sequence genome, one window contains:
- the psma2 gene encoding proteasome subunit alpha type-2, with amino-acid sequence MAERGYSFSLTTFSPSGKLVQIEYALAAVAAGAPSVGIKASNGVVLATEKKQKSILYDEQSVHKVEPITKHIGMVYSGMGPDYRVLVRRARKLAQQYFLVYQEPIPTGQLVQRVASVMQEYTQSGGVRPFGVSLLIAGWDEDHPYLFQSDPSGAYFAWKATAMGKNYVNGKTFLEKRYNNDLELEDAIHTAILTLKESFEGQMTEENIEVGICNEAGFKRLTPAEVKDYLAAIA; translated from the exons atggcggaACGAGGCTACAGTTTCTCCCTCACCACATTTAG CCCTTCGGGGAAACTGGTCCAGATTGAATATGCCCTGGCAGCGGTAGCAGCCGGAGCTCCTTCAGTCGGCATCAAAG CTTCCAATGGCGTTGTCCTGGCAacagagaagaaacagaagTCCATTCTGTACGATGAGCAGAGTGTCCACAAAGTGGAGCCCATCACCAAACACATAGGCATGGTCTACAGCGGCATGGGGCCCGACTACAG GGTTTTAGTGCGACGAGCCCGGAAGTTGGCACAACAGTACTTCCTGGTTTACCAGGAGCCCATCCCCACTGGTCAGCTTGTCCAGAGAGTGGCCTCTGTAATGCAGGAGTACACACAGTCTGG TGGGGTGCGTCCGTTTGGTGTTTCATTGCTGATAGCTGGATGGGATGAAGACCACCCCTACCTGTTCCAGTCAGACCCCTCT GGTGCATACTTTGCATGGAAAGCCACAGCCATGGGAAAGAACTACGTTAATGGAAAAACATTCCTTGAAAAAAG GTATAACAACGATCTGGAGTTGGAAGATGCCATCCACACAGCCATCCTGACATTGAAG gAGAGTTTTGAGGGTCAGATGACAGAGGAGAACATTGAGGTGGGCATCTGCAACGAGGCCGGCTTCAAGAGACTCACCCCAGCGGAGGTGAAAGATTACCTGGCAGCCATCGCGTGA
- the mrpl32 gene encoding 39S ribosomal protein L32, mitochondrial translates to MMNISALVHSLRCSLLHIESRLLQAAGRTLDRQLAPALAVNGPGLLPQLDGEEELEEQHHDPERSPDLLDGILWMAAPKKRRTIEINRTRRRAESKILQVKNNIEPCPECGHLKQKHIMCGFCYAKVCKETALIRQQMKAMEGGPLAAPSVETVVLYEGEAPSELDKDKRIVERARKRPAWFS, encoded by the exons ATGATGAATATATCTGCTCTGGTGCACAGCCTCAGATGCTCTTTGCTGCACATTGAAAGCAGACTTCTGCAGGCGGCCGGACGGACGTTAGACAGACAACTGG CTCCGGCTCTGGCAGTGAATggccccggcctcctgcctcagctcgacggggaggaggagctggaggagcagcaccACGACCCGGAGCGGTCTCCGGACCTCCTCGACGGCATCCTCTGGATGGCAGCGCCCAAGAAGAGGCGCACGATCGAGATCAACCGCACCAGGAGGAGAGCTGAAAGCAAGATCTTACAAGTCAAG aacaACATCGAGCCGTGTCCAGAGTGCGGCCACCTGAAGCAGAAACACATCATGTGTGGCTTCTGCTACGCTAAGGTGTGCAAGGAGACGGCTCTGATCCGCCAACAGATGAAAGCCATGGAAGGCGGCCCGCTGGCGGCCCCGAGCGTGGAGACGGTGGTCCTGTACGAGGGCGAAGCACCGAGTGAGCTGGACAAAGACAAGAGGATTGTGGAGAGGGCCAGGAAGAGGCCCGCCTGGTTCAGCTAA
- the zmp:0000000930 gene encoding telethonin, with translation MHCVSRGGCYLVNSYCDLQEENQWKKESYQECWLGLVLETRPQYKLTLSETDSIRRESYKQQQVAHFLVERSPSQTLRLGSSSRVTTEHRLPFCNTSKLQRAPCTFGCSEQQPVGNGAGEQEVTRELCKPVNSGASSLMFSPRESCHRVQRRE, from the exons ATGCACTGCGTGAGCAGAGGAGGCTGCTACCTGGTGAACTCCTACTGTGATCTGCAGGAGGAAAACCAGTGGAAGAAGGAGAGCTACCAAGAGTGCTGGCTGGGCCTGGTCCTTGAAACGAGGCCACAATACAA GCTCACTCTGTCAGAGACGGACAGCATTCGAAGAGAAAGTTACAAGCAGCAACAGGTGGCCCACTTCCTGGTGGAGAGGAGTCCCAGCCAGACACTGAGGctaggcagcagcagcagagtcacGACGGAGCACCGGCTGCCCTTCTGCAACACCAGCAAGCTACAGCGTGCTCCGTGCACCTTTGGGTGCTCGGAACAACAGCCAGTGGGTAACGGAGCgggggaacaggaagtgactcgGGAGCTCTGCAAACCAGTGAACTCCGGAGCCTCGAGTCTGATGTTCTCGCCGAGGGAAAGCTGTCATCGGGTGCAGAGGAGGGAGTGA